In Burkholderia sp. WP9, a genomic segment contains:
- a CDS encoding DUF2844 domain-containing protein produces the protein MSYLSADARAQLGGAMPAQADSNASAPRPLLNGALRMRTLTDAGNTTINEYATNTGQIIAYAWQGPTMPDLRALLGKYADSYRAGAQAAPADANLHVSRVARPDVVVESGGPMRGYVGRAWLPAALPPGVTADDFQ, from the coding sequence ATGTCGTACCTCAGCGCCGACGCACGCGCCCAATTGGGCGGCGCCATGCCGGCTCAAGCGGATTCGAACGCGAGCGCGCCGCGCCCCTTGTTGAATGGCGCACTGCGCATGCGCACGCTGACCGACGCGGGCAACACGACCATCAACGAATACGCCACGAACACCGGCCAGATCATCGCCTACGCGTGGCAGGGCCCAACCATGCCCGACCTGCGCGCACTGCTCGGAAAGTACGCCGACTCGTATCGCGCGGGCGCGCAAGCGGCGCCCGCAGACGCCAATCTGCACGTCTCGCGCGTGGCACGGCCGGACGTGGTCGTGGAATCCGGCGGACCGATGCGCGGCTACGTGGGACGGGCATGGCTGCCCGCCGCGCTGCCGCCAGGCGTCACCGCCGACGATTTCCAGTGA
- the bamC gene encoding outer membrane protein assembly factor BamC has protein sequence MTDLRLTKRFAVMLMAGGLVAGCSTSSPTKIDYKSDSKSKQVSLAVPPNMIDETADQRSLPPQGGETSLSTLKQVQAQAPSANSVVVVPPVAGMHIQRDGTESWLVIDNKAPEQAWAQIRRFWQEQGFLLVVDQRDKGVMETDWNETHAQINDGLIRNTLSKAMGNSYVTSERNKYRTRLEAAPNGGTYVFISQKGMREALTGTNNDSSTWVPKPNDPGLEQEYLKRLQAALALADSRTKSGGTQSADLSPAGAQTAPNAATAGAKSAAAATAAQNVALSAQQPLPDADSANNTSAQLSSTELTLGEPYDRAWLRVGLALDRSNFTVDDRDLTRGLYFVRYVDPKDMTSAEQGFWSQVFHGKKEKVAKQYLVNVRAVTPNQTRVAVVDDKGSIDESPQAKQIMSLMVDQLH, from the coding sequence ATGACTGATCTTCGTCTTACCAAGCGGTTTGCAGTAATGCTGATGGCAGGCGGTCTGGTCGCCGGCTGCAGTACTTCGTCGCCGACCAAAATCGACTACAAGAGCGACTCGAAATCGAAGCAGGTGTCACTTGCCGTACCGCCGAACATGATTGATGAGACGGCCGATCAGCGTTCGTTGCCCCCGCAGGGCGGCGAAACCTCGTTGTCCACGCTCAAGCAGGTCCAGGCCCAGGCGCCGTCGGCCAATTCCGTCGTGGTGGTGCCGCCCGTCGCCGGCATGCATATCCAGCGCGACGGCACGGAAAGCTGGCTCGTCATCGACAACAAGGCGCCCGAGCAGGCATGGGCGCAAATCCGCCGCTTCTGGCAGGAGCAGGGTTTCCTGCTGGTGGTCGACCAGCGCGACAAGGGCGTGATGGAAACCGACTGGAACGAAACCCACGCGCAGATCAACGACGGCCTGATTCGCAACACGCTGTCCAAGGCCATGGGCAACAGCTATGTGACTTCGGAGCGCAACAAGTACCGCACGCGTCTCGAAGCGGCGCCCAACGGCGGCACTTACGTGTTCATCAGCCAGAAGGGCATGCGTGAGGCGCTCACCGGCACGAATAACGATTCGAGCACCTGGGTGCCGAAGCCGAACGATCCGGGCCTCGAACAGGAGTACCTGAAGCGCCTTCAGGCAGCGCTCGCGCTGGCCGATTCGCGCACGAAGTCGGGCGGCACGCAAAGCGCCGACCTGTCGCCGGCCGGTGCGCAAACCGCGCCTAACGCGGCCACGGCGGGTGCGAAGTCGGCGGCTGCGGCCACGGCGGCGCAAAACGTCGCGCTGTCCGCGCAGCAGCCTTTGCCGGATGCGGATTCGGCGAACAATACCTCGGCGCAGTTGTCCTCCACGGAACTCACGCTCGGCGAGCCGTATGACCGTGCCTGGTTGCGCGTGGGCCTCGCGCTCGACCGCAGCAACTTCACGGTCGACGACCGCGATCTGACTCGTGGCCTGTACTTCGTGCGCTACGTCGATCCGAAGGATATGACGTCGGCCGAGCAGGGCTTCTGGAGCCAGGTGTTCCACGGCAAGAAGGAAAAAGTCGCCAAGCAGTATCTGGTGAACGTGCGCGCGGTGACGCCTAACCAGACGCGCGTGGCCGTCGTCGACGACAAGGGCTCGATCGATGAAAGCCCGCAAGCCAAACAGATCATGAGTCTGATGGTCGACCAGTTGCACTAA
- a CDS encoding DMT family transporter produces the protein MNAKNLLQLLILAALWGASFLFIRVGVTDFGVAPLMALRVGIGAAFLAVVLIARRPLRQSATILRTRAFPLLVVGILNSAAPFCLFAYAELTLSAGVTSVINASTPLWGALVGFLWLRDRLSALRTLGLVIGFLGVLMLVWDQIAAPNGTAATPLSTALAAAAALGATLLYGVAANYTKRHLTGVDALTVATGTMTGATIVLLPLAVIYWPAAPVSLHAWGAVIALGVACTGVAYMLFFHLIAVVGPARAITVTFVIPIFGILWGALFLGESVSPGMLEGCGVILVGTALATGVIKRLPWIGTRRADT, from the coding sequence ATGAATGCCAAAAACCTGCTGCAACTACTGATCCTCGCCGCCCTGTGGGGCGCGTCGTTCCTGTTTATCCGCGTCGGCGTCACCGACTTCGGCGTCGCACCGTTGATGGCGCTGCGCGTCGGCATCGGCGCGGCGTTTCTCGCCGTCGTGCTGATCGCGCGACGCCCGCTACGCCAATCCGCGACCATCCTGCGCACGCGCGCCTTCCCGCTGCTGGTGGTCGGCATCCTGAATTCGGCGGCGCCCTTCTGCCTGTTCGCCTACGCCGAGTTGACGCTGTCGGCGGGAGTCACCTCCGTGATCAATGCGAGCACGCCGCTCTGGGGCGCGCTGGTCGGCTTTCTCTGGCTGCGTGACCGGCTGAGCGCGCTGCGCACGCTCGGGTTGGTGATCGGCTTTCTCGGCGTATTGATGCTGGTATGGGATCAGATCGCCGCGCCGAACGGTACGGCCGCGACCCCGCTCAGCACCGCGCTCGCGGCCGCCGCGGCACTCGGCGCCACGCTGCTGTATGGCGTCGCCGCCAACTACACGAAGCGCCACCTGACCGGCGTCGACGCGCTCACCGTCGCGACCGGCACCATGACCGGCGCCACGATCGTGCTGCTGCCGCTCGCCGTGATCTACTGGCCGGCGGCGCCGGTCTCGCTCCACGCGTGGGGTGCGGTGATCGCGCTCGGCGTCGCGTGTACGGGCGTGGCGTATATGTTGTTCTTCCATCTGATCGCGGTGGTCGGACCGGCGCGCGCGATTACGGTGACCTTCGTGATTCCGATCTTCGGCATTCTGTGGGGCGCGCTGTTTCTCGGCGAAAGCGTGTCGCCCGGCATGCTCGAAGGTTGCGGCGTGATCCTGGTCGGCACCGCGCTGGCCACGGGCGTTATCAAGCGTCTGCCGTGGATCGGAACGCGCCGCGCCGACACCTGA
- a CDS encoding L-lactate permease gives MFHQLLTPVGNSLLPSFLVAALPIIVVLLLLGWARRPAWQASLAGLIVGLIVAILVWQFPVGLAVDSVVAGAVFACWPVMWIVFAAILLYNISQRSGRFAAFRMWMIDNLPNDRRVVLVVIGFSFGALLEGISGFGTPVAITSSLLILLGFPTLEALTFTLIFNTAPVAFGALGVPITVLGAVTHLPADSLAKMVGRQLPFFAFLLPFYVISVYAGFRNMLKVWPVLLVSGASFALTQFVASNYVNYSLTDVLSSMVSLILTIAFLRVWRPAVDPKFAVNIDRVGEVRGKIGGGQGWYPWIIVSVVVIVWTVAKIFLIGDVKVPWPGLDKAVFITLYNTPYGAVWDFQPLATGTAILVAALITTFVVGLSAREFGAAIADTWGQTRIAILTVATIVGLAYLMNYSGLTYTLGLGVASVGPFFPLVSAFLGWVAVFLSGSDTSGNALFGNLQVVAANQLNLNPILMAATNSSGGVMGKMISPQNISTGVATTELKGKEGVVFAKTFKHSILLTVLLGVLVWLQQNFLQWMIPH, from the coding sequence ATGTTCCATCAACTACTCACCCCTGTCGGCAATTCGCTATTGCCATCGTTTCTGGTCGCGGCCTTACCGATCATCGTCGTGCTGCTCCTGCTCGGCTGGGCGCGGCGGCCGGCGTGGCAGGCGTCGCTCGCGGGCCTGATTGTCGGCTTGATCGTGGCGATCCTTGTCTGGCAGTTTCCGGTGGGACTCGCGGTCGATTCGGTCGTGGCCGGCGCCGTATTCGCATGCTGGCCGGTCATGTGGATCGTGTTCGCGGCGATCCTGCTGTACAACATCTCGCAGCGCTCAGGGCGCTTCGCGGCCTTTCGCATGTGGATGATCGACAATCTGCCGAACGACCGGCGCGTGGTGCTGGTGGTGATCGGGTTTTCGTTCGGCGCGCTGCTCGAAGGGATCTCCGGCTTCGGCACGCCGGTCGCCATCACCAGTTCGTTGCTGATTCTGCTCGGCTTTCCCACGCTGGAAGCGCTCACCTTCACGCTGATCTTCAATACCGCACCGGTCGCCTTCGGCGCGCTCGGCGTGCCGATCACCGTGCTCGGCGCGGTCACGCACCTGCCGGCCGATTCGCTCGCCAAGATGGTCGGCCGCCAGTTGCCGTTCTTCGCCTTTCTGCTGCCCTTCTATGTGATCAGCGTCTATGCGGGCTTTCGCAATATGCTGAAAGTGTGGCCGGTGCTGCTGGTATCGGGCGCGAGCTTCGCGCTGACGCAGTTCGTCGCCTCGAACTACGTGAACTACAGCCTGACCGACGTGTTGTCGTCGATGGTTTCGCTCATTCTGACGATCGCCTTCCTGCGCGTCTGGCGGCCCGCGGTTGACCCGAAATTCGCGGTCAACATCGACCGTGTCGGCGAGGTGCGCGGCAAGATCGGCGGCGGCCAGGGCTGGTATCCGTGGATCATCGTGTCGGTCGTGGTGATCGTCTGGACGGTGGCGAAAATCTTCCTGATCGGCGACGTCAAGGTGCCGTGGCCGGGGCTCGACAAGGCCGTCTTCATCACGCTGTACAACACGCCGTACGGCGCGGTATGGGACTTCCAGCCGCTCGCGACCGGCACCGCGATTCTCGTTGCCGCGCTCATCACCACTTTCGTGGTCGGCCTGAGCGCGCGCGAGTTTGGCGCGGCCATCGCCGACACGTGGGGGCAGACGCGCATCGCCATCCTGACAGTAGCGACCATCGTCGGTCTCGCGTATCTGATGAACTACTCGGGGCTCACTTACACGCTCGGGCTGGGCGTCGCCTCGGTCGGACCGTTCTTTCCGCTGGTGTCGGCGTTCCTTGGCTGGGTCGCCGTGTTCCTGTCCGGCAGCGATACGTCGGGCAACGCCCTGTTCGGTAATCTGCAGGTGGTGGCGGCCAACCAGTTGAATCTCAACCCGATCCTGATGGCAGCGACGAATTCGTCGGGCGGCGTGATGGGCAAGATGATCTCGCCGCAAAACATCTCGACCGGCGTGGCCACCACCGAGCTTAAAGGCAAGGAAGGCGTGGTGTTCGCCAAGACGTTCAAGCATTCGATTCTGTTGACGGTGCTGCTCGGCGTGCTGGTCTGGCTGCAGCAGAATTTCCTGCAGTGGATGATTCCGCACTGA
- a CDS encoding glycine zipper 2TM domain-containing protein, whose translation MKSIRQIGTLAAIVAVVVSLSACEGMSRQGRDTAIGAGLGGAAGAAIGGNALSTIGGAAAGGIIGNQVGK comes from the coding sequence ATGAAATCGATTCGTCAAATCGGCACGCTCGCGGCCATCGTGGCAGTCGTGGTGAGTCTTTCCGCGTGTGAAGGCATGAGCCGGCAAGGCCGCGATACGGCTATCGGCGCGGGCTTGGGCGGCGCCGCGGGCGCGGCGATCGGCGGCAATGCGCTGTCTACGATCGGTGGCGCAGCGGCGGGTGGCATTATCGGCAATCAGGTCGGGAAGTAA
- the thiC gene encoding phosphomethylpyrimidine synthase ThiC, which translates to MNANPKFLSADAHVDEAAVAPLPNSRKVYVTGSRADIRVPMREISQADTPDSFGGEKNPPVYVYDTSGPYSDPEAKIDIRAGLPALRQAWIEERGDTEALTGLSSDFSRERAADTATAELRFQGLHRTPRRAIAGKNVSQMHYAKKGIITPEMEYIAIRENQRRAEYLESLKTSGPNGEKLAAMMGRQHPGQAFGASAFGPNGLTEITPEFVREEVARGRAIIPNNINHPESEPMIIGRNFLVKVNANIGNSAVTSSIGEEVDKMTWAIRWGGDTVMDLSTGKHIHETREWIIRNSPVPIGTVPIYQALEKVNGKAEDLTWEIFRDTLIEQAEQGVDYFTIHAGVRLQYVPLTAKRMTGIVSRGGSIMAKWCLAHHKESFLYEHFEDICEIMKAYDVAFSLGDGLRPGSIYDANDEAQLGELKTLGELTQIAWKHDVQTMIEGPGHVPMQLIKENMDLQLEWCDEAPFYTLGPLTTDIAPGYDHITSGIGAAMIGWFGTAMLCYVTPKEHLGLPNKDDVKTGIITYKLAAHAADLAKGHPGAQVRDNALSKARFEFRWEDQFNLGLDPDKAREFHDETLPKDSAKVAHFCSMCGPHFCSMKITQDVREFAAQQGVTDDEALKKGMEVKSIEFMKKGAEIYQRQ; encoded by the coding sequence ATGAACGCCAACCCGAAGTTCCTTTCCGCCGACGCTCACGTCGATGAAGCCGCCGTCGCGCCGCTGCCGAATTCCCGCAAGGTCTACGTGACCGGCTCGCGTGCCGATATCCGCGTGCCGATGCGCGAAATCTCGCAGGCGGACACGCCTGACAGTTTCGGCGGCGAAAAGAATCCGCCGGTCTATGTCTACGACACGTCGGGCCCGTACTCGGACCCGGAAGCCAAAATCGATATCCGCGCCGGTCTGCCGGCACTGCGTCAGGCGTGGATCGAAGAGCGCGGCGACACCGAAGCGCTGACGGGTCTGTCGAGCGACTTCAGCCGCGAGCGCGCCGCCGACACGGCGACCGCCGAGTTGCGCTTCCAGGGCCTGCACCGCACGCCGCGCCGCGCGATCGCCGGCAAGAATGTGTCGCAGATGCACTATGCAAAAAAAGGCATCATCACGCCGGAAATGGAGTACATCGCGATTCGTGAGAACCAGCGCCGCGCCGAGTATCTGGAAAGCCTCAAGACGAGCGGCCCGAACGGCGAAAAGCTCGCCGCGATGATGGGCCGCCAGCATCCTGGGCAGGCGTTCGGCGCGAGCGCGTTCGGTCCGAATGGCCTCACCGAAATCACGCCGGAATTCGTGCGCGAAGAAGTGGCGCGCGGCCGCGCGATCATCCCGAACAACATCAATCACCCGGAAAGCGAGCCGATGATCATCGGCCGCAACTTCCTCGTGAAGGTGAATGCCAACATCGGCAACTCGGCGGTGACGTCCTCGATCGGCGAGGAAGTCGACAAGATGACGTGGGCGATCCGCTGGGGCGGCGACACGGTGATGGATCTGTCCACCGGCAAGCACATTCACGAAACGCGCGAGTGGATCATCCGCAATTCGCCGGTGCCGATCGGCACGGTGCCGATCTACCAGGCGCTGGAAAAGGTCAACGGCAAGGCCGAAGACCTGACGTGGGAAATCTTCCGCGACACGCTCATCGAGCAGGCTGAGCAGGGCGTCGACTACTTCACGATTCACGCGGGCGTGCGTCTGCAATACGTGCCGCTCACGGCCAAGCGCATGACCGGCATCGTCTCGCGCGGCGGCTCGATCATGGCCAAGTGGTGTCTCGCTCACCACAAGGAAAGCTTCCTGTACGAGCATTTCGAAGACATCTGCGAAATCATGAAGGCGTATGACGTGGCCTTCTCGCTCGGCGACGGCCTGCGTCCCGGCTCGATCTACGACGCCAACGACGAAGCGCAGCTCGGCGAATTGAAGACGCTCGGCGAACTCACGCAGATCGCGTGGAAGCACGACGTACAGACCATGATCGAAGGCCCCGGCCATGTGCCGATGCAACTCATCAAGGAAAACATGGACCTGCAACTGGAATGGTGCGACGAAGCGCCGTTCTACACGCTCGGACCGCTGACCACCGACATCGCGCCGGGTTACGACCATATCACCTCGGGCATTGGCGCTGCGATGATCGGCTGGTTCGGCACGGCCATGCTCTGCTACGTGACGCCGAAGGAACACCTGGGCTTGCCGAACAAGGACGACGTCAAGACCGGCATCATCACCTACAAGCTCGCCGCGCATGCCGCCGATCTGGCGAAGGGCCACCCGGGCGCGCAGGTGCGTGACAACGCGCTCTCCAAGGCGCGCTTCGAATTCCGTTGGGAGGACCAGTTCAACCTCGGCCTCGATCCGGACAAGGCGCGCGAATTCCACGACGAAACGCTGCCGAAGGATTCGGCCAAGGTCGCGCATTTCTGCTCGATGTGCGGCCCGCACTTCTGCTCGATGAAAATCACGCAGGACGTCCGCGAGTTCGCCGCGCAACAGGGCGTCACCGACGACGAAGCGTTGAAGAAAGGCATGGAGGTGAAGTCGATCGAGTTCATGAAGAAAGGCGCTGAGATTTATCAGCGGCAGTAA
- a CDS encoding GreA/GreB family elongation factor: MKKTKTCYLTELDVTRLEKHAAAPGADARLQDMLDDVLERAVIVDSHEIPANIVTMNSQATLVDETSGEHMTWTVVYPPNADFAHGRLNVFSPAGLALLGAKRGERIRFTPPSGTEKVLKLEKILFQPEAADNFTL; the protein is encoded by the coding sequence GTGAAAAAGACGAAAACCTGTTACCTCACCGAACTCGACGTCACCCGTCTCGAGAAGCACGCAGCCGCGCCCGGTGCCGACGCGCGTTTGCAAGACATGCTCGACGACGTCCTGGAGCGCGCCGTGATCGTCGACTCGCACGAGATTCCGGCCAATATCGTTACGATGAATTCGCAAGCCACGCTGGTCGATGAAACCAGCGGCGAGCACATGACCTGGACCGTAGTCTATCCGCCGAACGCGGACTTCGCGCATGGCCGCCTGAACGTGTTCTCCCCCGCCGGCCTCGCCTTGCTCGGCGCCAAACGCGGCGAGCGCATCCGCTTCACGCCGCCGAGCGGCACGGAGAAAGTGCTGAAGCTCGAAAAGATCCTCTTTCAACCCGAAGCCGCCGACAATTTCACGCTGTAA
- a CDS encoding EamA family transporter, with protein MSLQLPSRFPRGFSLRLPQSRNGQLALAVVYVVWGSTYLAVHVALGSFPPLLLSGLRNLFAGVGLFIFAARRNPVWPGAAEIRNAGLVGTMLVGLSSGMLAYGMRTVGTGTAAVMVATVPLFATVIAAVAGRKIGRGEWFAVGLGLVGIAILSHGDSAPGSAGGSLAILCGALFWAGGAHLAGRLKLPSDLFLSTSLQIGLGGAMSTLVAWVSGERMLEVHVMPVLAFIYLMLIGTMAAYVAYGFLIRHTSPIIASSCMYVNPVVAVALGALLLGEPVTRSTVIATVVILASVGLSFWFDYRKKGLA; from the coding sequence ATGTCGCTGCAACTCCCAAGCCGTTTTCCGCGTGGTTTTTCGCTCCGTTTGCCGCAGTCCCGCAATGGCCAGCTCGCGCTCGCCGTCGTCTATGTCGTGTGGGGCTCGACCTATCTTGCCGTGCACGTCGCGCTGGGTTCGTTTCCTCCATTGCTGCTCTCGGGGCTGCGCAATCTGTTCGCCGGCGTAGGCCTCTTCATTTTTGCGGCGCGCCGCAATCCGGTCTGGCCGGGCGCAGCCGAAATCCGTAATGCCGGCCTCGTGGGCACCATGCTGGTCGGTTTGTCGAGCGGCATGCTCGCCTACGGGATGCGCACCGTCGGCACCGGCACCGCGGCGGTGATGGTCGCCACCGTGCCGCTGTTCGCGACGGTGATCGCGGCCGTGGCGGGGCGCAAGATCGGCCGGGGCGAGTGGTTCGCGGTCGGCCTCGGTCTGGTCGGCATTGCGATTCTCAGTCATGGCGATAGTGCGCCGGGCTCTGCGGGCGGCAGCCTGGCGATTCTGTGCGGTGCGCTATTCTGGGCGGGCGGCGCGCATCTGGCCGGGCGTCTGAAACTGCCCTCGGACCTGTTTCTCTCGACGTCGCTGCAAATCGGTCTGGGCGGCGCGATGTCCACCCTGGTCGCGTGGGTCTCCGGCGAGCGGATGCTCGAGGTGCATGTCATGCCGGTGCTGGCGTTCATCTACCTGATGCTTATCGGCACGATGGCCGCCTACGTCGCGTATGGTTTTCTGATCCGGCATACCAGCCCGATCATCGCCAGCAGTTGCATGTACGTGAATCCGGTGGTGGCCGTGGCGCTGGGTGCGCTGCTGCTCGGCGAGCCGGTCACCCGCTCCACGGTGATCGCGACGGTCGTGATTCTGGCGAGCGTGGGACTGTCGTTCTGGTTCGACTACCGGAAGAAGGGGCTCGCCTGA
- a CDS encoding NADPH-dependent 2,4-dienoyl-CoA reductase — MSYQHLLAELDLGFTRLRNRVVMGSMHTGMEDRFWNYPKLAAYFRERAKGGVGLIVTGGISPNREGWLLPFGGTLNSVFDLRNHRKLTEAVHAEGGKIALQILHAGRYGYQPFVVSASAIKSPISKFKPRALTIAGIAKTVRDYARCARLAQRAGYDGVEIMGSEGYLLNQFLCPRTNQRTDAYGGSIENRMRLAREIVEAVRAVCGERFIVVYRISLIDLVEGGNTWDETVQVAQALEAAGVTMFNTGIGWHEARVPTIVTSVPRAAFAALSARLKAAVKVPVIVSNRINTPEVAEELLAQGAGDLVSMARPLLADPEFVVKTAEGRAHEINTCIACNQACLDHTFKNQRATCLVNPRAGRETELIYRPVAGAQAARSVAVVGAGPAGLSAATVAAARGHRVTLFDASATIGGQFNLAMRVPGKEEFSETIRYFQSQLQRHRVDVRLDTRVDPALLALGAYDDVIVATGIVPRRPAIAGIDAANVLSYVDVLRGAPVGQRVAVIGAGGIGFDVSEFLLHRAGDPLPMPRDAWLDEWGVDLAVRERGGLKPPAPARPPRQIWLLQRKAGKLGMGLGKTSGWVHRATLARNGVTMLGGVSYLQIAARGLKIAHQGVEEWLDVDTIVVCAGQESLRDLHPQAAGEANQAGGPRYHVIGGAKVATELDAKRAIREGAEVAAAL; from the coding sequence ATGTCTTACCAACACTTACTCGCCGAACTCGATCTGGGCTTCACTCGTTTGCGCAACCGCGTGGTGATGGGTTCGATGCACACGGGCATGGAAGACCGCTTCTGGAATTACCCGAAGCTGGCCGCGTATTTCCGCGAGCGCGCGAAAGGCGGCGTCGGTTTGATCGTCACGGGCGGGATCTCGCCGAATCGCGAAGGTTGGCTATTGCCGTTCGGCGGCACGTTGAATTCCGTATTCGATCTGCGCAATCACCGGAAATTGACCGAGGCCGTGCATGCCGAAGGCGGCAAGATCGCGCTGCAGATCCTGCACGCGGGCCGCTATGGCTATCAACCGTTCGTCGTCTCCGCATCGGCGATCAAGTCGCCGATCTCGAAGTTCAAGCCGCGAGCGCTCACTATCGCCGGCATTGCGAAGACCGTGCGCGACTACGCGCGCTGCGCACGCCTCGCTCAACGCGCGGGCTACGACGGCGTCGAGATCATGGGCAGCGAAGGCTATCTGCTCAATCAGTTCCTATGCCCGCGCACCAATCAGCGCACGGACGCGTACGGCGGCAGCATCGAAAACCGCATGCGGCTCGCGCGCGAGATCGTCGAGGCGGTGCGCGCGGTATGCGGCGAACGCTTTATTGTCGTGTACCGGATCTCGCTGATCGATCTGGTGGAAGGCGGCAACACGTGGGACGAAACCGTGCAGGTCGCGCAGGCGCTCGAAGCCGCCGGCGTCACCATGTTCAACACCGGCATCGGCTGGCACGAGGCGCGTGTGCCGACCATCGTGACCTCGGTGCCTCGCGCCGCGTTCGCCGCGCTGAGCGCGCGATTGAAGGCCGCCGTCAAGGTGCCGGTGATCGTGTCCAACCGCATCAATACGCCCGAGGTCGCCGAAGAACTGCTCGCGCAGGGAGCGGGCGATCTGGTTTCCATGGCCCGGCCGCTATTGGCCGATCCCGAGTTCGTGGTGAAGACCGCCGAGGGACGCGCGCACGAAATCAACACCTGTATCGCCTGCAATCAGGCCTGCCTCGATCACACGTTCAAGAACCAGCGCGCCACGTGCCTCGTCAATCCGCGCGCGGGACGCGAGACCGAATTGATCTACCGGCCCGTCGCCGGGGCGCAGGCCGCGCGCTCGGTGGCCGTGGTCGGCGCGGGTCCGGCGGGGTTGTCGGCGGCGACCGTCGCCGCGGCGCGCGGGCATCGTGTGACGCTGTTCGATGCGAGCGCAACGATCGGCGGCCAGTTCAATCTGGCGATGCGCGTGCCCGGCAAGGAGGAGTTCAGCGAAACGATCCGCTATTTTCAGAGCCAGTTGCAGCGCCACCGCGTCGACGTGCGGCTCGACACGCGCGTCGACCCCGCCCTGCTGGCCTTGGGTGCTTACGACGACGTGATCGTCGCCACCGGCATCGTGCCGCGCCGGCCGGCGATTGCCGGCATCGACGCGGCGAACGTGCTGTCGTATGTGGACGTGCTGCGTGGTGCGCCGGTCGGCCAGCGTGTCGCGGTGATCGGTGCGGGCGGCATTGGCTTCGACGTCAGCGAGTTTTTGCTGCATCGCGCGGGCGACCCTCTGCCAATGCCGCGCGACGCATGGCTCGACGAATGGGGCGTCGATCTGGCCGTGCGGGAACGCGGCGGGCTGAAACCGCCCGCGCCGGCGCGGCCGCCGCGGCAAATCTGGCTGCTCCAGCGCAAGGCCGGCAAGCTCGGCATGGGGCTTGGCAAGACTTCCGGCTGGGTGCATCGCGCGACGCTGGCGAGGAACGGCGTGACAATGCTCGGTGGCGTCTCGTATCTGCAAATCGCGGCGCGCGGGCTGAAGATCGCGCATCAAGGCGTCGAAGAATGGCTCGACGTGGATACGATCGTGGTGTGCGCGGGGCAGGAATCGCTGCGCGATCTGCACCCGCAGGCAGCGGGTGAAGCGAATCAGGCCGGCGGCCCGCGTTATCACGTGATCGGCGGGGCGAAAGTCGCCACTGAACTGGACGCGAAACGCGCGATTCGCGAAGGCGCGGAAGTGGCCGCGGCGCTTTAA
- a CDS encoding DUF4397 domain-containing protein, with protein MKLIRTMVAMAAVASILSACGGGSDDVGKELGLTNPEIHFIHAIPSGPAVDFLVNGTAPSGQTNINYKGVTNLTNINTGATTVAYSATGSTTALASGSFPDVAKGHEYTVLALPGLAAPDIGLIDDPFDKGLLSNSARVRGFNASANATNLDLYLVQSTATNIANVSPTMAGVAFKNAVPASGQDSIYVSGGTYVLIATAAGSKTPIFQSPAFTLSNNADWLVTSVPIAGALSQLVPGQIHLLVAQNGNTQTPSVELTNTLTGQ; from the coding sequence ATGAAACTGATCCGAACCATGGTGGCGATGGCTGCGGTTGCATCCATTCTGAGCGCGTGTGGCGGCGGTTCCGACGACGTAGGCAAGGAACTCGGGCTGACCAATCCGGAGATCCATTTCATCCATGCCATTCCCAGTGGTCCGGCAGTCGACTTTCTCGTGAACGGCACCGCGCCGTCCGGCCAGACGAACATCAACTATAAAGGCGTGACGAACCTCACTAATATCAACACGGGCGCGACTACTGTCGCTTACTCGGCGACCGGCTCGACGACGGCACTTGCAAGCGGCAGCTTTCCGGATGTCGCCAAGGGCCACGAGTACACCGTGCTCGCTTTGCCGGGTCTCGCCGCACCGGACATCGGCCTGATCGACGATCCGTTCGACAAGGGGCTGCTCTCGAATAGCGCGCGTGTGCGCGGCTTCAACGCTTCGGCGAACGCGACCAATCTCGACCTGTATCTGGTCCAATCCACCGCCACCAACATCGCCAACGTCTCGCCGACCATGGCCGGCGTGGCATTCAAGAACGCGGTGCCGGCGAGCGGTCAGGACTCGATCTACGTGTCCGGCGGCACGTACGTGCTGATCGCGACAGCGGCGGGCAGCAAGACGCCGATCTTCCAGTCGCCGGCATTCACGTTGTCGAACAATGCCGACTGGCTGGTGACGTCGGTGCCGATCGCGGGGGCGCTGAGCCAACTCGTGCCGGGCCAGATCCATCTGCTGGTCGCGCAGAACGGCAATACGCAGACGCCGAGCGTCGAACTGACGAATACGCTGACGGGCCAATAA
- a CDS encoding entericidin A/B family lipoprotein, translating to MNRLIALLLIAGTAALAGCNTMAGAGQDISKGGDAITNSAEKAK from the coding sequence ATGAATCGACTGATCGCTTTGCTTCTCATTGCAGGGACGGCTGCGCTCGCCGGTTGCAACACCATGGCGGGGGCTGGGCAGGACATTTCGAAGGGTGGCGACGCCATCACGAATTCGGCTGAAAAGGCCAAGTAA